The following coding sequences are from one Pocillopora verrucosa isolate sample1 chromosome 5, ASM3666991v2, whole genome shotgun sequence window:
- the LOC131772711 gene encoding ALK tyrosine kinase receptor-like has product MTHDCRYECLIESNCLSVNIGPPNETDFRLCQLSNFDHAQHREDKEIKKGFILWASENSCTSIPCLHNSNCLNGYTDKRYICLCPDGYTGENCEKAFKAVFSNLNATGRDGPTSLGSYYAGKDHDGQVALSSGIQQWTVPHTGDYRIEAIGAAGGYDQRINSPQYRGRGARMIGTFRLNKGEVIQVLVGQEGEINKRSHSSGGGGGTFVVRGANAPLIIAGGGGGVQILFSRHTECDASTSTTGNPGYKSWSGGSNGHGAQTADNGPSGGGGGGFYSSGRSGKNFNGTKGYGGEGGKGFLQGGVGGRSPYPKYPDVYGGFGGGGGAWGGGGGGGGGGYSGGGSGNNRADACGGGGGSYNVGNNQQNECCYNKAGHGQVTITLL; this is encoded by the exons ATGACTCATGACTGTAGATATGAGTGCCTCATAGAGAGCAATTGTTTGTCTGTGAACATCGGCCCACCAAACGAGACAGACTTcaggctctgccaactgagtaATTTTGACCACGCCCAACAtcgtgaagataaagaaataaaaaaaggttttattctctGGGCCTCTGAG AATTCGTGCACCAGTATTCCCTGCCTCCATAATTCCAACTGTCTCAATGGATATACCGACAAGAGATACATTTGTCTGTGTCCAGATGGTTACAcgggagaaaactgtgaaaaag CATTCAAAGCCGTGTTCTCAAATCTCAATGCCACTGGAAGAGATGGTCCAACATCGCTCGGAAGTTACTATGCAGGTaaggatcatgacggacaagttgcTCTGTCtagcggtattcaacagtggactgtgccgCACACTGGCgattacagaatagaagcaataggggCAGCTGGAGGGTACGATCAACGGATTAACAGCCCTCAGTATCGTggaagaggagcaagaatgattggaacattCCGCTTAAACAAGGGTGAAGTCATCCAGGTACTTGTAGGTCAAGAAGGAGAAATAAACAAGAGGTCTCATTCTtctggaggtggtggaggtacatttgtagtgagaGGAGCCAACGCACCAttgataatagctggaggcggaggaggggtacaaattttattttcaagacaTACAGAATGTGACGCCAGCACAAGCACGACAGGGAATCCTGGGTACAAATCATGGTCAGGGGGGAGCAATGGACATGGTGCACAGACTGCTGATAATGGACCATcag gtggtggtggtggcgggttttactccagtggaagaagtggaaagaatttCAATGGGACCAAGGGATATGGTGGAGAGGGTGGTAAGGGATTTCTgcagggaggggtaggtgggagATCACCGTATCCCAAGTATCCCGACGTCTATGGTGGGTTTGGCGGAGGAGGTGGAGcttggggagggggaggaggaggaggaggaggaggatactCTGGGGGAGGCAGTGGAAATAATCGTGCAGATGCctgtgggggtggtggtggatcctacaatgttggaaacaatcagcagaatgaatgttgttacaacAAGGCTGGCCATGGTCAGGTGACCATCACACTACTGTAG